One Neovison vison isolate M4711 chromosome 2, ASM_NN_V1, whole genome shotgun sequence genomic window carries:
- the LOC122900585 gene encoding cytochrome c oxidase assembly factor 6 homolog, with protein MAAPSMKERQACWGARDEYWKCLDEKAEDASQCEQLRSAFESRCPQQWIKYFDKRRDYLKFKEKFEAGQFQPSKTTAQS; from the exons ATGGCAGCCCCGTCCATGAAAGAAAGACAGGCGTGCTGGGGAGCCCGGGACGAGTACTGGAAGTGCTTGGACGAGAAGGCAGAGGACGCGTCCCAGTGCGAGCAGTTGAGAAGCGCGTTCGAATCCAGGTGTCCCCAGCAGTGG ataaaatattttgataaaagaaGAGACTACTTaaagttcaaagaaaaatttgaagcagGACAGTTCCAGCCTTCGAAAACGACAGCACAGTCCTAG